A stretch of the Candidatus Bandiella numerosa genome encodes the following:
- a CDS encoding cryptochrome/photolyase family protein — translation MKEKTVIHWFKQDLRLHDNPSLYSSCETGRIIPIYIFDTYNPKQYQIGGASSWWLHHSLISLQKSLSGNLCLFLGNPKDILLYLIDKYNVCSVHWNRCYASWKIERDSDIEKFLTSKGVEVKTYNASLLWEPWETLKQDGTPYKVFTPFYKRGCLLNGVSPRKPIPAPVKIDFFFKDNEYNNIEKLNLLPNLAWHKKLSKHWNIGEKNAISKLADFIESSLQNYKEGRNYPGENFASRLSPHIHFGEISPNFIWNKINSIESDENTQHFFSELGWREFSYYLLYHFPFLPKKNLQKNFDKFPWEKNEKYLDCWQKGITGYPIVDAGMRQLWEEGYMHNRVRMIVGSFLVKNLLLHWQHGQKWFWDCLVDADLANNSAGWQWIAGCGADAAPYFRIFNPVTQGHKFDAQGKYTRKYVPELNNLPDKYLFSPWEAPNNVLKEAGVVLGENYPYPIVNLQESRNLALEAYDKIKLKNNINNGYSTVL, via the coding sequence ATGAAAGAAAAAACAGTAATACACTGGTTTAAACAAGATCTAAGATTGCATGATAATCCCTCATTGTATAGTTCTTGCGAAACAGGTAGAATAATACCAATATATATATTTGATACTTACAATCCAAAGCAATATCAAATTGGAGGTGCAAGTAGTTGGTGGCTGCATCATTCATTGATTTCATTGCAAAAATCACTTAGTGGAAATTTATGTTTATTTTTAGGCAACCCCAAAGACATTTTGTTGTATTTAATCGACAAGTATAATGTTTGTTCAGTGCATTGGAACAGATGTTACGCTTCATGGAAAATTGAAAGAGATAGCGATATTGAGAAATTTTTAACATCAAAAGGTGTAGAAGTTAAGACCTATAATGCATCATTACTATGGGAGCCTTGGGAGACATTGAAACAGGACGGAACTCCTTATAAGGTTTTTACCCCCTTTTATAAAAGGGGTTGTTTGTTAAATGGTGTTTCACCCAGAAAACCAATACCAGCTCCCGTTAAAATTGATTTTTTCTTTAAGGATAATGAGTATAATAACATTGAAAAATTAAATTTATTGCCAAACTTAGCTTGGCATAAAAAATTGAGTAAACATTGGAATATTGGAGAAAAGAATGCAATATCTAAGCTTGCTGATTTTATTGAATCGAGTTTGCAAAATTATAAAGAAGGCAGAAATTACCCTGGAGAGAATTTTGCTTCTAGGCTTTCACCACATATTCATTTTGGTGAGATATCTCCAAATTTCATTTGGAATAAAATCAATTCCATTGAATCAGATGAAAATACACAACACTTTTTCAGTGAATTAGGTTGGAGAGAATTTTCATATTATTTATTGTACCATTTTCCATTTCTTCCAAAAAAAAATTTGCAGAAAAATTTTGATAAATTTCCATGGGAAAAGAATGAGAAATATTTAGATTGTTGGCAAAAAGGCATAACTGGTTATCCAATTGTAGATGCAGGAATGCGCCAACTTTGGGAAGAAGGATATATGCATAATCGAGTTAGAATGATTGTTGGTTCTTTTTTGGTAAAAAATCTACTTCTGCATTGGCAACATGGACAAAAGTGGTTTTGGGATTGTTTAGTTGATGCTGATTTGGCTAATAACAGTGCAGGTTGGCAGTGGATTGCTGGATGTGGAGCTGACGCTGCTCCATATTTTAGAATTTTTAATCCTGTTACACAAGGTCATAAATTTGATGCCCAAGGTAAATATACAAGAAAATATGTGCCTGAGCTAAATAATTTACCTGATAAGTACCTTTTTTCTCCATGGGAAGCTCCTAATAATGTACTAAAAGAAGCGGGAGTTGTGCTGGGTGAAAATTATCCCTATCCAATTGTGAATTTGCAAGAATCAAGAAACTTAGCTCTAGAAGCTTACGATAAAATAAAATTAAAAAATAATATTAATAATGGGTACTCAACAGTCTTATAA